ATTGGGACGAAGAAGCTTATTTAAATGAAATGGTAGCTGATGATGAGCTTGGTATTTTTACGAAAGAATTAATAGAAGAAATCCAAAGCTATGACAGAAAGAAAGATTCATATGGATTAATCCATAGTGACTTGCATCTCCACAATTTCTTCGTAAATGATAAAGGTGGAATAACGGCTTTTGATTTCGATGACCTGCAATATAATTATTTCATTTCAGATATCGCAATTGTCCTATATTATACTGCTTGGGGTAGTAAGGCATCATTCGAAGAAAAATCAAATTTCGCAAAAAGACAGTTAGAAATCTTTCGAAAAGGTTATGAAACCGAATATGTATTAGATGAAGAATGGTATAGCCGAATTCCTTCATTTTTAAAATGTCGTGATCTTACGCTTTATCATGTATTGAATATGAAATATGAGGAGAAAACACAAAGGGTTATTGAGCTTTGTGCAGAACTTAAAGAGAGAATCATTAATAAGAAGACGATAATTGATCTTTAAATTAAACAAAAAGCTACGATTCAAACACGAATTGATATTATCCCCTTTAGGTAGACATTCGAAAAAAGCTTCATGTTAACATGAAGATATGAATGTGACTTGGAGGGGATTTTTCTATGGCTAAAAAAGGTCAACAGTTTCAAAGCTATACAGAAGAATTTAAATTAAAAGCAGTGATGAAGTATGTTAATGGTAGCCAAAGTTATCGAGTAATAGCTGAAGAACTAGGAATTCGACATTGCACCCAGCTTAAAGTTTGGGTTAAGAAGTGGGGAAGTGGCGAACCATTTGATGTGCGAGGCGGGGGTACAAATCCACTTAAAGGTAGACCACGAACGAAATTTAAATCAGTAGAAGAAGAAAGAGACTACTTAAAAGCGCAGGTAGAATACCTAAAAAAGCAGTATCCAAATCTGATAAAGGAGTAGATGATATCCCCCAACAAATAAAGTATGAAATGATTGAAGAGCTAAAAGTTACCCATCCAATTACTTGGTTATTAGAAATC
This genomic interval from Gottfriedia acidiceleris contains the following:
- a CDS encoding phosphotransferase enzyme family protein encodes the protein MEQAVERVFTKEILANAASQFGITVEEKPVGEFENYLFKGKLADGTVRILRLTHSSHRSKEEIEAELEFLKYARENGANAAGSLPSLNGHLVEVQNASDGTSFYASMFEWADGQLVDRTNPAVWNDDLMYTWGKTIGKLHALTVDYPVTNHREHWDEEAYLNEMVADDELGIFTKELIEEIQSYDRKKDSYGLIHSDLHLHNFFVNDKGGITAFDFDDLQYNYFISDIAIVLYYTAWGSKASFEEKSNFAKRQLEIFRKGYETEYVLDEEWYSRIPSFLKCRDLTLYHVLNMKYEEKTQRVIELCAELKERIINKKTIIDL
- a CDS encoding transposase codes for the protein MAKKGQQFQSYTEEFKLKAVMKYVNGSQSYRVIAEELGIRHCTQLKVWVKKWGSGEPFDVRGGGTNPLKGRPRTKFKSVEEERDYLKAQVEYLKKQYPNLIKE